The following coding sequences are from one uncultured Desulfobacter sp. window:
- a CDS encoding DUF4198 domain-containing protein yields MKNIFCISIITLFLTTSTVGAHSLWVNCFDSTKIHQPGHATISLGWGHTMPIDDMPNSVMAKLNIAEFNLADPAGNRNKLYKPEPKTVKAFKSNANYDLYISDVANQQIALKKETKQGVYLIAAVSQKATYTQYIDTKGRTRFALKPMDAIDGIQKVLSSVQYQAFAKSYLAVGKWTMPRPAGHDLEITPLTDLSRVKPGDMVEFDVRFHGKPMTWGPNSQSYITGYSPSFGGERFAVFSMVLEGKAQFKVQNAGQWRVNILSSKMVTQDGPLKDLYGKVKTVNNAATLTFTVRP; encoded by the coding sequence ATGAAAAACATATTCTGTATCTCAATTATCACACTGTTTCTAACGACTTCAACTGTAGGTGCCCACTCATTATGGGTAAACTGCTTTGACTCCACCAAGATTCACCAGCCGGGCCATGCAACCATATCCCTTGGATGGGGCCATACCATGCCCATTGACGACATGCCCAACAGCGTTATGGCCAAACTGAACATTGCGGAATTTAACCTGGCAGATCCTGCCGGAAATAGAAACAAATTGTACAAGCCTGAACCTAAAACCGTAAAAGCATTTAAAAGCAATGCGAATTATGATCTGTATATATCTGATGTTGCCAATCAGCAGATTGCGTTGAAAAAAGAAACCAAACAAGGGGTTTACCTGATTGCGGCCGTATCCCAAAAAGCCACGTATACCCAATATATTGATACAAAGGGCAGGACCAGGTTTGCCCTTAAACCCATGGATGCAATTGATGGTATTCAAAAAGTATTGTCCTCTGTGCAGTACCAGGCGTTTGCCAAGTCTTACCTGGCCGTAGGCAAGTGGACCATGCCCAGGCCTGCGGGCCATGATCTTGAAATTACGCCTTTAACGGATCTTTCCCGTGTAAAACCGGGCGATATGGTGGAATTTGATGTTCGTTTCCATGGAAAGCCCATGACCTGGGGGCCTAACAGCCAGTCTTATATAACAGGCTACAGCCCTTCATTTGGCGGGGAGAGATTTGCTGTCTTCTCTATGGTATTGGAGGGTAAAGCGCAATTTAAGGTGCAAAATGCCGGACAATGGCGGGTGAATATTCTTAGTTCCAAAATGGTCACTCAGGATGGCCCGTTAAAAGACTTGTACGGCAAAGTAAAGACCGTCAATAATGCCGCTACATTAACGTTCACGGTAAGACCTTAA
- a CDS encoding insulinase family protein codes for MNQTAFTPGQAIGGYTIQQVSHLPAINAHLIQLVHEKTKAVHIHIANEDKENTFGVFFRTVPTDSTGVAHILEHTVLCGSEKYKVRDPFFSMLKRSLSTFMNAFTASDWTMYPFSTQNKKDYYNLMDVYLDAAFFPSIDRLSFKQEGHRLELEPRENDEPELVYKGVVYNEMKGAMSSPGQVMSRALLKGLYPDTTYANNSGGEPADIPKLTHEELKAFHATYYHPSNSYFYTYGDLPLEESLQFIEDKVLRRFDFLDMDTRVPSQPRWQTPKSMTQTYAYSDPDNITTKYQGCVAWLTPDIADHFEVMVMAVLEQILLGNSASPLRKALIDSGLGSALCDGTGFDSDNRDTMFVCGLKDIEESAVPKVEKIIFDTLGTLADKGIDKHLIDSAIHQIEFSRKEITNTPYPYGIKLIMGVASVLIHEGDPVSAVNIDDDLKRLQEELAKGRFLEERIRRYFLDNQHRLLFTLAPDEGIEAREAESVRQELQKLQKSLNDEELAQIDKDAAALKVLQETEEDLDVLPTLALEDVPPDIEIVHPDTVTGVTCATAFDKATSGILYFTCPAGAGNIAPDLFPMVPFFARAFTNAGTKNSSYVQMAERMDLYTGGISISPFSGTHFDHKGEGHSFLALQGKALDRNIDHLFDMVDEYINAGSFKDHDRLKSLILQYQAGLEASIVGSGHRYAITLSARHLSTAAGINELWHGIAQYTQIKDLAARVSHEKTGAQALGELEENLSAMAAAVMRKDNFKPAVIGSVPSMVQADKHIARIYDNLPNGSSQAFHTPQIKSDAQRPYDGWMTNTAVSFVGQSFKAVRISHEDSPVLSVIAKLLRSLFLHREIREKGGAYGGFALYNMEEGIFSFGSYRDPHIKRTLDVYADACDFITRGGFTETDVKEAILQVCSEIDKPETPAPSAMKAFYRRITKLSDEIRKGFKDALLGMDKQKVMETAGRYFVREDTAKGISVISSQPLLEQANRELEAEGREPLVLHKI; via the coding sequence ATGAATCAGACTGCATTTACGCCCGGGCAGGCCATCGGCGGCTACACAATCCAACAGGTATCGCACCTGCCTGCAATTAACGCCCATCTCATCCAGCTGGTCCACGAGAAGACAAAAGCGGTTCACATCCACATTGCCAATGAAGATAAGGAAAATACCTTCGGGGTGTTTTTCAGAACCGTTCCCACGGACTCCACCGGGGTTGCCCATATTCTGGAGCACACCGTGCTGTGCGGATCCGAAAAATACAAGGTCCGTGACCCTTTTTTCTCCATGCTTAAACGAAGCCTGTCCACCTTTATGAATGCATTCACTGCATCGGACTGGACCATGTATCCGTTTTCCACCCAGAATAAAAAAGATTATTACAACCTGATGGATGTCTATCTGGATGCTGCATTCTTTCCGAGTATTGATCGTCTCAGCTTCAAGCAGGAAGGTCATCGGCTTGAACTGGAACCCCGGGAAAACGATGAACCTGAACTGGTGTATAAAGGGGTGGTCTACAATGAGATGAAAGGCGCCATGTCCTCACCCGGCCAGGTCATGTCCCGGGCCCTGCTCAAAGGACTTTACCCGGATACCACCTATGCCAATAATTCCGGCGGTGAACCCGCAGACATTCCAAAACTCACCCACGAGGAACTTAAGGCCTTTCACGCAACATACTATCATCCGTCCAACAGTTATTTTTATACCTATGGCGATTTGCCCCTGGAAGAGAGTTTACAATTTATTGAAGACAAGGTCCTCCGCCGATTTGATTTTCTTGATATGGATACCCGGGTGCCTTCCCAGCCCAGGTGGCAGACGCCTAAATCCATGACTCAGACATATGCCTACTCAGATCCGGATAATATCACCACCAAATACCAGGGGTGTGTGGCCTGGCTGACCCCGGATATCGCCGATCATTTTGAAGTGATGGTCATGGCGGTGCTTGAACAGATTCTCCTTGGAAATTCAGCATCTCCCTTGAGAAAAGCACTCATTGACAGCGGCCTGGGTTCTGCCCTGTGTGACGGTACGGGGTTTGATTCCGATAACCGGGACACCATGTTTGTCTGCGGGTTGAAAGATATCGAAGAATCCGCCGTTCCCAAAGTGGAAAAAATTATTTTCGATACCCTTGGGACGTTGGCGGACAAAGGTATTGATAAACATTTGATCGATTCTGCCATCCACCAGATCGAATTTTCCCGCAAGGAAATCACCAATACACCATACCCCTACGGCATCAAACTGATTATGGGCGTGGCGTCGGTCCTCATCCATGAAGGTGATCCTGTAAGTGCCGTTAACATTGACGATGATTTAAAAAGACTGCAGGAAGAACTGGCCAAAGGACGGTTTCTGGAGGAACGGATTCGGCGGTATTTTCTGGATAATCAGCATAGACTGCTTTTTACCCTGGCGCCGGATGAGGGGATTGAAGCCCGTGAGGCTGAAAGCGTGCGCCAGGAACTTCAAAAATTGCAAAAATCCTTGAATGACGAAGAGTTGGCGCAGATCGACAAAGATGCGGCAGCCCTGAAAGTACTTCAGGAAACAGAGGAAGATCTGGATGTACTGCCCACCCTGGCCCTGGAAGATGTACCCCCTGATATTGAAATCGTTCACCCCGACACCGTAACAGGGGTCACCTGCGCTACAGCCTTTGACAAGGCCACTTCAGGTATTCTCTATTTTACCTGTCCCGCAGGTGCCGGAAACATTGCACCGGATCTTTTCCCCATGGTGCCGTTTTTTGCCCGGGCATTTACCAATGCCGGCACAAAGAACTCTTCCTATGTGCAGATGGCCGAACGCATGGACCTTTATACCGGCGGTATCTCCATATCTCCTTTTTCCGGTACCCATTTTGACCACAAGGGCGAAGGTCACTCCTTTCTGGCGTTGCAGGGAAAGGCCCTGGACCGGAATATTGACCATCTCTTTGATATGGTGGATGAGTATATCAACGCCGGCAGTTTTAAGGATCATGACCGGCTCAAAAGCTTGATTTTACAATACCAGGCCGGTCTTGAAGCCTCAATCGTCGGATCCGGACACAGGTATGCCATCACCCTGTCTGCCCGGCATCTGTCAACGGCAGCCGGTATCAATGAATTGTGGCACGGCATTGCCCAATACACCCAGATTAAGGATCTTGCCGCCAGGGTGAGTCATGAGAAAACAGGTGCCCAGGCTTTGGGTGAATTGGAAGAGAACTTGTCTGCCATGGCTGCCGCAGTCATGAGAAAAGATAATTTTAAACCTGCCGTTATCGGATCTGTTCCGTCCATGGTCCAGGCGGATAAGCATATTGCAAGGATTTACGACAACCTGCCCAACGGCAGCAGCCAGGCGTTTCATACACCACAGATCAAAAGCGATGCCCAGCGGCCCTACGACGGCTGGATGACCAATACCGCCGTCTCCTTTGTGGGACAGTCTTTTAAAGCGGTGCGCATTTCCCATGAAGATTCACCGGTCCTGTCCGTGATTGCCAAGCTTTTGCGTTCCTTGTTTTTACACCGTGAAATCCGGGAAAAAGGCGGGGCATACGGCGGATTTGCTTTGTACAACATGGAAGAGGGTATTTTTTCATTTGGTTCCTACCGTGATCCCCATATCAAGCGCACCCTGGATGTTTATGCAGATGCCTGTGATTTCATCACCCGGGGAGGGTTCACCGAAACAGACGTAAAAGAAGCCATCCTTCAGGTTTGTTCGGAAATTGATAAGCCTGAAACGCCGGCACCTTCCGCCATGAAAGCGTTTTATCGCAGGATAACCAAATTGTCCGATGAGATCCGCAAAGGGTTCAAGGATGCTTTGCTGGGTATGGACAAGCAAAAGGTCATGGAAACGGCAGGCCGGTATTTTGTCCGGGAGGACACAGCCAAAGGTATTTCCGTAATTTCCTCACAACCGCTGCTTGAACAGGCCAACCGGGAACTGGAGGCAGAAGGGCGTGAACCGCTGGTCCTTCATAAAATCTAA
- a CDS encoding TonB-dependent receptor, whose amino-acid sequence MNCLRSWILKGFLIVWCMTTTGIAEAQDTLSIEEITVTAQKQEQSVQDVPMAITAFTGQGIEDAKIESLSDLADLVPSLMVFNLGKIGMNTPSMRGIHAPYSTFLLSTGLFIDGVPVQSMLGFETTFLDIERVEVLRGPQGTLYGKNSEAGVINIITRQPDNNFRGSLSANIGTWLSSGTDDPLTQAYTVKLSGPIQTDKLFVGIAGKFLQQDGTIKNTETGDDEDNREHWFGRAHLRWTPTDQLDISIIASQLQYDGGGGHGNLTEYGASNYGVPTPDYRKISSNLEGENTSSEQTQSLNIKYEINDAFELTSVTARRVYNDDANRDFDYTSATLWHSFKDNQYTTLSQELRLSYDNGGVKWIAGVYGDKDKQNYDVEGHYADGISYTDEDIDGNTYAVFTNLTYPLSQRFNLVGGLRYETTKKDLQDHLNARQANDSWDDISPKFALEYRPLPGTMTYLSVSKGYRAGGFNFGSTNPEYDTFDEEELWSYEIGVKNTFFNNRLIVNASIYLMDISDMQVVEQISEFESYVTNAAEATGKGIELELTGKITAGLTVTAGFGYTHIEFDDYKDAKGNYQGNKTTYAPEYTFNIGAQYRWEKGFYARADLIGYGEMYTDRANKYKRDAYQIVNAKIGYEAEHYDIYLYGKNIFDERYDTYDSTSINYSDPGEVGLQVTYRF is encoded by the coding sequence AAAGCGTTCAGGACGTACCCATGGCGATTACTGCATTCACAGGCCAGGGAATTGAGGACGCAAAAATTGAATCCTTGTCTGATCTGGCTGATCTTGTCCCCAGTTTAATGGTATTTAACTTAGGCAAAATCGGCATGAATACACCAAGCATGAGAGGCATTCATGCCCCCTATAGCACGTTTCTGCTTTCCACCGGACTTTTTATAGACGGTGTTCCGGTCCAGTCGATGCTTGGATTTGAGACTACATTTCTTGATATTGAACGGGTAGAGGTCCTCAGGGGTCCTCAGGGAACCTTGTATGGGAAAAACTCGGAAGCAGGTGTAATCAATATCATTACCCGGCAACCGGACAACAATTTCCGGGGGAGCCTGTCCGCCAATATCGGCACATGGCTATCTTCCGGGACAGATGACCCTTTAACCCAAGCCTACACCGTCAAACTCAGCGGTCCCATTCAAACAGATAAACTTTTTGTCGGGATTGCCGGAAAGTTCCTCCAGCAAGACGGTACCATCAAAAATACGGAAACCGGGGATGATGAGGATAATAGAGAACACTGGTTTGGCAGGGCACATCTGCGCTGGACACCCACAGATCAATTGGATATCTCTATTATTGCATCACAACTCCAATATGACGGAGGCGGGGGACATGGCAACCTGACAGAATATGGGGCATCTAATTATGGAGTGCCGACACCCGATTATCGCAAGATCTCTTCAAATTTAGAGGGTGAAAACACTAGTTCAGAACAAACCCAATCCCTTAACATTAAGTATGAGATCAACGACGCGTTTGAATTGACGTCTGTAACGGCGAGGAGAGTCTATAATGACGATGCCAACAGGGATTTTGATTACACCAGCGCAACCTTATGGCATTCATTTAAAGACAACCAATACACTACGTTGTCCCAGGAACTGCGCCTGAGCTATGACAATGGCGGCGTGAAGTGGATTGCAGGTGTCTACGGTGATAAGGATAAGCAAAATTACGACGTTGAGGGGCATTATGCCGACGGGATCTCTTATACGGACGAGGATATCGATGGAAACACCTATGCTGTTTTTACCAATCTGACCTATCCGCTGTCCCAACGGTTCAACCTTGTGGGCGGTTTGCGCTACGAGACAACGAAAAAAGACCTTCAAGATCATCTCAACGCAAGGCAGGCCAATGATTCATGGGATGACATAAGTCCCAAGTTTGCCCTGGAATACCGTCCTTTACCGGGAACTATGACTTACTTAAGCGTATCCAAAGGATACCGCGCCGGCGGATTTAATTTTGGATCTACAAATCCGGAATACGACACCTTTGATGAAGAGGAACTATGGTCCTATGAAATCGGAGTAAAAAATACCTTTTTTAATAATAGATTGATCGTGAACGCCAGTATTTATCTGATGGATATTTCCGATATGCAGGTGGTGGAACAGATTTCAGAATTTGAATCTTATGTAACCAACGCAGCCGAAGCAACCGGTAAGGGGATTGAATTGGAGTTGACGGGCAAAATCACCGCCGGACTGACCGTGACAGCCGGTTTCGGCTATACCCACATTGAATTTGACGATTATAAGGATGCTAAAGGAAATTACCAGGGGAACAAAACGACTTACGCGCCGGAGTATACATTTAATATCGGCGCCCAATACCGTTGGGAAAAGGGCTTTTATGCCAGGGCGGATTTGATTGGTTATGGTGAAATGTATACGGACAGAGCCAACAAATATAAACGGGATGCTTACCAAATCGTCAACGCCAAAATCGGGTATGAGGCAGAGCATTATGATATCTACCTTTACGGCAAAAATATTTTTGACGAAAGATACGATACTTATGACAGTACTTCCATCAACTATAGTGACCCGGGAGAGGTCGGCCTTCAGGTGACCTACCGTTTCTAA